In Candidatus Methanoperedens sp., a single window of DNA contains:
- a CDS encoding NuoM family protein, with product MALISLMIAIPLIGAIITFLTRTRQQARAIALLSSGTSLLISLFLLSRFSSSISDPQFLESTPWIATLGVSLKFGLDGIGLPLVLLSNIVIPLTVVFAWGETKQPNQFYGLILLEQVGVLGVFTSLDFFVFYIFWEVVLIPMYFLISIWGGPRKDYAAIKFFIYTHVASLVMLLAIFSLYFNAWQISGTPSFDMFTLLKYYSVIGSPILKDGIFLALLFGFIVKMPAVPFHTWLPDAHVEAPTAGSVILAALLLKMGGYGLFRVILPILPYSGSPAKLITLMAIIGVLSILYGTFLALAQRDLKKMVAYSSISHMGYVMLGAAALIPLSVSGAMFQQFSHGLITAVLFMSCGVIQHSAGTRIIGDLGGIAKHMPKLAFLMMAGFLASLGLPAMSGFVAEFLILVNSYFTLPTFVILALFGIVFTAGYHLWAMQRAVFGTYNEKLGHIHDGASYEIAAMAVLVLLIIFFGLNPNPVLNMMTTNAKHLVEFAAGLKGVII from the coding sequence ATGGCTTTGATTTCATTGATGATCGCGATCCCATTAATCGGGGCGATAATCACATTTTTGACAAGAACACGGCAGCAGGCGCGTGCCATAGCGCTTCTGAGTTCGGGAACATCACTTTTGATATCGTTGTTTTTACTTTCGCGATTTTCAAGCAGTATTTCAGACCCCCAGTTTTTGGAGTCGACTCCCTGGATTGCCACTCTCGGGGTAAGCCTGAAATTCGGTCTTGACGGCATCGGGCTTCCGCTTGTGCTTTTGTCCAATATAGTCATCCCTCTCACCGTTGTATTTGCATGGGGAGAGACAAAACAGCCAAACCAGTTCTATGGTTTGATACTCCTTGAGCAGGTCGGCGTGCTTGGGGTTTTCACATCCCTGGACTTCTTTGTATTCTACATATTCTGGGAAGTCGTGCTTATACCGATGTACTTCCTCATCAGCATCTGGGGAGGACCAAGAAAGGACTATGCTGCAATCAAGTTCTTCATATACACGCATGTGGCGAGCCTCGTGATGCTGCTTGCCATCTTTTCACTCTACTTCAATGCATGGCAGATCTCGGGCACCCCCAGCTTTGACATGTTTACCCTGTTGAAATACTACTCTGTGATAGGCTCCCCGATTCTGAAGGATGGGATATTCCTTGCACTCCTCTTTGGTTTTATCGTGAAGATGCCTGCTGTGCCTTTCCATACCTGGCTTCCGGATGCACATGTGGAAGCGCCAACCGCAGGCAGCGTCATACTTGCCGCACTGCTGCTCAAGATGGGAGGCTATGGTCTTTTCAGGGTAATACTTCCAATACTTCCATATTCAGGCTCGCCAGCGAAATTAATAACCTTAATGGCGATAATCGGTGTCCTGAGCATACTCTATGGTACGTTCCTGGCGCTGGCGCAGCGCGACCTCAAGAAGATGGTGGCTTACTCAAGTATCAGCCACATGGGTTATGTGATGCTTGGCGCCGCAGCCCTTATCCCGCTCTCGGTAAGCGGAGCGATGTTCCAGCAGTTCTCGCACGGTCTCATTACCGCCGTGCTGTTCATGTCATGCGGCGTGATCCAGCATAGCGCAGGTACAAGGATAATCGGCGACCTTGGCGGGATTGCGAAGCACATGCCAAAGCTCGCTTTCCTGATGATGGCGGGATTCCTTGCCTCGCTTGGATTACCGGCGATGAGCGGGTTCGTAGCTGAATTCCTCATACTTGTTAATTCGTATTTCACATTGCCCACGTTCGTGATACTGGCGCTCTTCGGCATCGTGTTCACGGCAGGGTATCATCTCTGGGCAATGCAGAGGGCGGTATTCGGCACTTACAACGAAAAACTCGGGCATATCCACGATGGCGCCAGCTACGAGATAGCAGCCATGGCTGTACTTGTGCTGCTGATAATATTCTTCGGGCTCAACCCCAACCCGGTGCTTAACATGATGACCACCAATGCAAAACATCTTGTGGAATTTGCCGCAGGGCTAAAAGGAGTGATAATATGA
- the nuoH gene encoding NADH-quinone oxidoreductase subunit NuoH, whose protein sequence is MNAYELIVNILTALGVYEPILNVFKAFGAEYVLQIIIVLVEIAVLMGFVLVTVMFLTWMERKVVAMVQVRYGPMVTGPRGLLQPVMDGVKLIGKEDIIPANADRWLFTLAPFIVFIPALLVFIPIPFGDYLIISDLRVGLLYIIAISAISPVAILLAGWASNNKYSLMGAMRAVAQDISYTIPLALAAIAVVLFTGSLSTVDIVNAQSGTWFGIIPKWFIFLQPLGFILFLIASIAEMGRIPFDFQESESELVAGFFIEYSGMKFAMFFLAEYAHLFAVSGIVVTLFLGGWNGPMPPFMPAFAVPLVSLVYFLIKTYAVIFFAMWLRDTVPRMRIDQLLNLGWKIMVPLALLNLLVAGIIVTFLANAGVI, encoded by the coding sequence ATGAACGCTTATGAACTTATAGTAAATATTTTAACTGCACTTGGCGTGTACGAGCCTATATTGAACGTCTTCAAAGCTTTTGGAGCTGAGTATGTTTTACAGATAATAATCGTTCTCGTGGAGATAGCAGTGCTGATGGGTTTTGTGCTTGTCACGGTTATGTTCCTGACATGGATGGAGCGTAAGGTTGTTGCCATGGTGCAGGTCAGGTACGGGCCAATGGTAACAGGGCCGCGTGGGCTTCTTCAGCCTGTTATGGACGGGGTAAAGCTCATCGGAAAAGAAGATATCATACCTGCAAACGCAGACAGATGGCTGTTCACGCTTGCGCCTTTTATAGTATTTATCCCTGCGCTTTTGGTATTTATCCCCATTCCCTTCGGGGATTACCTTATCATATCTGATTTAAGGGTAGGGCTTCTGTATATCATTGCAATTTCAGCAATATCGCCCGTTGCCATTCTGCTTGCGGGATGGGCGTCCAATAATAAATATTCCTTAATGGGGGCGATGAGGGCTGTAGCCCAGGATATCAGTTACACGATACCACTGGCTTTAGCCGCCATCGCAGTGGTTTTGTTCACAGGCTCCCTGAGCACCGTGGACATTGTAAATGCACAGAGCGGAACCTGGTTCGGGATAATTCCGAAGTGGTTCATATTCCTTCAGCCGCTTGGGTTTATTTTATTCCTTATAGCTTCCATTGCTGAAATGGGACGCATACCGTTTGACTTCCAGGAATCCGAATCAGAGCTTGTTGCGGGTTTCTTTATAGAGTACAGCGGGATGAAATTCGCCATGTTCTTCCTTGCCGAATACGCCCATCTATTCGCAGTCTCAGGAATCGTTGTCACTTTATTTCTGGGGGGCTGGAACGGCCCAATGCCACCATTTATGCCGGCTTTCGCCGTTCCACTCGTCTCGCTTGTATATTTCCTGATTAAAACCTATGCCGTGATCTTCTTTGCAATGTGGCTGCGGGATACGGTGCCAAGGATGAGAATCGACCAGCTTCTCAATCTTGGATGGAAAATCATGGTGCCCCTGGCTCTATTGAACCTTCTGGTAGCAGGTATCATCGTTACTTTCCTTGCGAATGCAGGAGTGATCTGA
- a CDS encoding NADH-quinone oxidoreductase subunit B: protein MDPVTIDTTKIKPARRKQPVTALEKLEDTGLISTVLAAGERKGMILLTTVDQVINWARLSSLWPVQSGLACCAIEMMAVVMPHHDLSRFGMEIFRASPRQADLMFVAGTVTKRMAPRVKQLYEMMPDPKWVISVGSCSNTGGPYHESYSVLKGVDLIIPVDVYIPGCPPRPEAWLYAIIQLREKIKNEGYGAKWGLNK, encoded by the coding sequence GTGGACCCAGTAACCATTGACACCACAAAAATCAAACCAGCCAGGAGAAAACAACCGGTAACAGCGCTTGAGAAACTGGAAGATACGGGGCTTATCAGCACAGTCCTTGCCGCAGGGGAACGGAAAGGAATGATCCTTTTAACGACCGTGGACCAGGTAATAAACTGGGCGCGCCTGAGCTCTCTCTGGCCTGTGCAATCGGGTCTTGCCTGCTGCGCTATCGAAATGATGGCTGTGGTCATGCCACACCATGATCTTTCACGCTTCGGCATGGAAATCTTCAGAGCCAGCCCGAGACAGGCAGACCTCATGTTCGTTGCAGGCACTGTGACAAAAAGAATGGCACCGCGTGTGAAACAGCTTTATGAGATGATGCCCGACCCCAAATGGGTGATTTCGGTAGGAAGCTGCTCAAACACAGGCGGACCATATCATGAATCGTACTCTGTCTTAAAAGGCGTGGATTTAATCATACCCGTGGACGTGTATATTCCGGGATGCCCCCCCCGGCCTGAGGCATGGTTATACGCGATTATCCAGCTCCGGGAAAAAATCAAGAATGAGGGATACGGGGCAAAATGGGGGCTTAATAAATGA
- the fpoO gene encoding F420H2 dehydrogenase subunit FpoO: MADCDLCGVARPTLCPVKVNDRSVSAAYPTGTWRGINEECLANCHEANLNRVPVDGKKCDLCGLKNVQLFQVKIQVPIFQEPYHREVDKAVCEACLQACEDTIKRQEAEKEEGQHH, from the coding sequence ATGGCTGACTGCGACCTCTGCGGCGTGGCAAGACCAACGCTTTGCCCTGTGAAAGTGAACGACAGGAGCGTTTCGGCTGCATATCCCACAGGTACGTGGAGGGGAATCAATGAAGAATGCCTTGCGAACTGTCATGAGGCAAACCTTAACAGAGTACCCGTAGACGGGAAGAAATGCGACCTCTGCGGCTTGAAAAACGTTCAATTATTCCAGGTGAAAATCCAGGTACCTATTTTCCAGGAACCCTACCACAGGGAAGTCGATAAGGCTGTCTGCGAAGCCTGTCTTCAGGCATGCGAGGATACGATAAAGAGACAGGAAGCTGAGAAGGAAGAGGGGCAGCATCATTGA
- the ndhC gene encoding NADH-quinone oxidoreductase subunit A — translation MVLDEIFDNYLPVVLLTVIGAVFVAISLFMSRMVRPSDKTKEKLSTYECAEVPIGDARIHFNIQYYLLVIVFLIFDVEVLFLYPWAVQFKKLGALGFFEMVIFIEVLVIGLAYAWRKEALEWTQ, via the coding sequence ATGGTCTTGGATGAAATTTTTGATAACTACTTACCTGTAGTACTTCTTACGGTTATCGGCGCTGTATTCGTGGCAATCTCTTTATTCATGTCAAGGATGGTAAGACCAAGCGATAAAACCAAGGAAAAACTATCCACGTACGAATGCGCAGAAGTCCCGATAGGCGATGCAAGAATACATTTTAACATCCAGTATTATCTGCTTGTGATTGTTTTCCTGATATTCGATGTGGAGGTTCTCTTCTTATACCCGTGGGCTGTACAGTTCAAAAAACTCGGAGCTCTCGGATTCTTCGAAATGGTTATCTTTATTGAAGTTCTCGTTATCGGTCTGGCTTATGCCTGGAGAAAGGAGGCATTAGAGTGGACCCAGTAA
- the fpoK gene encoding F420H2 dehydrogenase subunit FpoK: MLYSYLLVSAIIFTIGSYGIITQRSGIKILMCIELLLNSANLNLVAFSSYNGNATGQVFAAFSIAIAAAEAAIGFAILVALFRVRDTINLDNINILRW; encoded by the coding sequence ATGCTTTATTCGTATCTTCTGGTTTCAGCAATTATTTTTACAATAGGTTCATACGGAATCATCACGCAGAGAAGCGGGATTAAAATCCTTATGTGCATAGAGCTTCTTTTGAATTCCGCAAACCTCAACCTCGTGGCATTTTCAAGTTACAACGGCAATGCCACGGGTCAGGTATTCGCGGCGTTCTCAATAGCCATAGCAGCAGCAGAAGCAGCCATAGGGTTCGCTATACTCGTTGCATTGTTCAGGGTGCGCGATACCATCAATCTTGATAATATCAACATTCTGAGGTGGTAG
- a CDS encoding NADH-quinone oxidoreductase subunit C: protein MNILDELKKALPSSVVSTGMQADKPLLIIKKEGLLKVARKVKEIGFVHLSVITGIDYKDHFEVVYNFFSWDKKENLVLKIILDHEKPEVDSLTSLWKGANWLERETYDLVGIKFTGHPDLVRILLPEGWMGHPLRKDYDMNTEQFVTIGEDGEDIVSTDGGKLLRR from the coding sequence ATGAACATTCTTGATGAGCTAAAAAAGGCATTACCCTCCTCTGTCGTAAGCACAGGCATGCAGGCCGATAAGCCGCTTTTGATAATTAAGAAAGAGGGGCTATTAAAGGTCGCCAGGAAAGTGAAGGAAATTGGTTTTGTTCATCTTTCCGTGATTACAGGGATTGATTATAAGGATCATTTTGAGGTGGTATATAATTTCTTTTCCTGGGATAAAAAAGAGAACCTTGTACTAAAAATTATTCTTGACCATGAAAAACCGGAGGTGGACTCGCTCACATCCCTCTGGAAAGGCGCAAATTGGCTTGAGCGGGAAACGTATGACCTTGTTGGGATTAAATTCACAGGTCATCCCGATCTTGTGCGGATACTGCTGCCTGAGGGCTGGATGGGTCATCCGCTCAGGAAGGATTACGATATGAACACAGAGCAGTTCGTTACCATAGGGGAGGACGGGGAAGATATAGTGAGCACGGACGGGGGAAAGCTCTTGAGGCGGTAA
- the nuoL gene encoding NADH-quinone oxidoreductase subunit L, which produces MFSDYAALIVLLPVIGFVLTLFLGKKLPSGGAYIPIAAILGSFIISLGIFLEIYPDKVIQQSWNWFSGMNLGILIDPLAIVMLLMVSFVSLLIHIYAVGYMAHDPAKPRYFAETSLFTAAMLSVVLSDNILQFFVSWEIVGLCSFLLIGFWYHKPSAAAAAKKAFLVTRVGDVLFLAGIVLLYVNMSEIITAHTFALSPGSFILQFKSMFEAIPLIDPRQLTYITLLFFGGAVGKSGQFPLHGWLPDAMEGPTTVSALIHAATMVTAGVYLVARTFPMFAAAPDSLLVVAYIGGFTALFAATMGLVMNDIKRVLAYSTVSQLGYMMLALGTAGIAIGAKAVGISMFHLISHAFFKALLFLCAGSVIHAMGTNDIREMGGLFGKMKITATTMLIAALALAGIGIPFINIGTAGFFSKDAIIEGAFEFGDKTGNFIPYSFAIIAALLTSIYIFRLWFMTFTGTPRSERQPHESPDVMTRPLMILAVFALFFGFSQTGFYNYLEKNFELMNVFVPVHEGEVTPSLIITLLPVIVGVLGLLISYAIYYKKMLDMSKLVPSHNPLYKLLTNRYYEPRISADIIGVKLTHGVAARSGEFVDRKIIDGLVIDNVISNSLIKLGEVARKIQTGVVQNYASITLLGIGLLIILLKLGGV; this is translated from the coding sequence ATGTTCAGCGACTATGCAGCTTTAATCGTATTATTGCCTGTAATTGGTTTTGTATTAACGCTTTTCCTGGGCAAGAAACTCCCTTCTGGCGGGGCTTATATTCCGATTGCGGCAATCCTTGGCTCGTTTATCATCTCGCTCGGGATTTTCCTTGAGATATACCCGGATAAGGTAATCCAGCAGTCCTGGAACTGGTTTTCGGGCATGAATCTTGGTATACTGATAGACCCACTTGCAATCGTAATGCTCCTGATGGTTTCATTCGTGAGCCTGCTCATCCACATCTATGCAGTGGGATACATGGCGCATGACCCTGCAAAGCCGCGTTACTTTGCCGAGACCTCATTATTTACAGCCGCAATGCTGAGCGTGGTTCTGTCAGACAACATCCTCCAGTTCTTCGTATCATGGGAGATTGTGGGGCTTTGCTCATTTCTCCTGATAGGTTTCTGGTACCACAAGCCCTCTGCTGCAGCCGCTGCAAAAAAGGCATTCCTTGTAACACGGGTGGGCGACGTGCTGTTCCTTGCAGGAATCGTGCTGCTCTATGTCAATATGAGCGAGATTATCACGGCGCATACCTTTGCACTTTCACCGGGCAGCTTCATCCTGCAGTTCAAGTCCATGTTTGAGGCAATACCACTGATCGACCCCAGACAATTGACCTATATCACTTTACTTTTCTTCGGCGGCGCGGTGGGAAAGAGCGGTCAATTCCCGTTGCACGGCTGGCTTCCCGATGCCATGGAAGGTCCGACTACTGTGTCCGCCCTGATTCACGCTGCAACGATGGTCACTGCGGGGGTGTATCTTGTTGCCAGAACATTCCCCATGTTTGCGGCTGCCCCAGATTCGCTTCTTGTTGTTGCATACATAGGCGGTTTCACGGCTCTCTTTGCTGCAACGATGGGACTTGTGATGAACGATATAAAAAGGGTGCTTGCCTATTCGACCGTGAGCCAGCTAGGGTATATGATGCTGGCTCTTGGCACTGCCGGAATCGCCATCGGTGCAAAAGCTGTCGGGATATCCATGTTCCACCTCATAAGCCATGCCTTCTTCAAGGCGCTGCTCTTCCTCTGCGCCGGAAGCGTGATCCACGCCATGGGTACAAACGATATTCGCGAGATGGGGGGACTGTTTGGCAAGATGAAGATTACTGCAACCACAATGTTGATAGCAGCACTGGCGCTTGCAGGAATCGGTATCCCGTTCATTAATATTGGAACGGCAGGTTTCTTCAGCAAGGATGCTATTATAGAAGGTGCGTTCGAATTTGGAGATAAAACCGGAAATTTTATTCCTTATAGTTTTGCCATCATAGCAGCCCTTCTTACCTCCATTTACATTTTCAGGCTGTGGTTCATGACCTTCACGGGAACACCCCGCTCTGAGCGGCAGCCCCATGAATCGCCGGACGTGATGACAAGACCGCTCATGATCCTTGCTGTGTTTGCGCTCTTCTTCGGTTTTTCGCAGACAGGATTTTACAATTATCTTGAGAAAAATTTTGAACTAATGAATGTGTTTGTCCCTGTTCATGAGGGTGAGGTTACGCCATCGTTAATAATAACGCTGCTTCCTGTAATTGTCGGGGTGCTCGGTCTTCTGATATCGTATGCGATCTACTATAAGAAAATGCTGGACATGAGTAAGCTTGTACCATCGCACAACCCCCTGTATAAACTTCTGACAAACAGATATTATGAACCCCGGATCTCGGCAGACATAATAGGCGTGAAACTGACACACGGCGTTGCTGCACGGTCAGGTGAGTTCGTGGACAGGAAGATAATCGACGGGCTTGTTATAGATAATGTCATCAGCAACTCGTTGATCAAACTTGGTGAAGTTGCAAGGAAAATACAGACGGGCGTGGTTCAGAATTACGCCTCGATAACATTGCTGGGAATAGGTTTGCTAATAATTTTGCTTAAGCTCGGAGGCGTTTAA
- a CDS encoding NADH-quinone oxidoreductase subunit I, with the protein MAWITRNWTMSGIIKGLIVTLKHVLHIGNRPTVTIQYPYQRMKLSPRFRGLHAVDENACIGCGICEVNCPNGTITIVKYGTRWFPQFNIGMCMFCALCVDVCPMNAIKMTGNYELADYTRESLIYSPERLLFKKEVEQ; encoded by the coding sequence TTGGCATGGATAACCAGGAACTGGACAATGAGCGGTATAATAAAAGGGCTCATTGTCACCCTGAAGCATGTTCTGCATATCGGGAATAGGCCCACAGTTACCATTCAATACCCGTATCAGCGCATGAAGCTCTCACCGAGGTTCAGGGGACTGCACGCAGTGGATGAGAATGCCTGCATCGGCTGCGGGATATGCGAGGTGAACTGCCCGAATGGCACGATTACAATAGTAAAATATGGCACACGGTGGTTCCCGCAATTCAATATAGGGATGTGCATGTTCTGTGCGCTCTGTGTTGATGTATGCCCCATGAACGCCATTAAAATGACCGGGAACTATGAACTTGCGGACTACACACGGGAGAGCCTGATATATTCCCCTGAAAGGCTGCTCTTCAAGAAAGAGGTGGAACAGTGA
- a CDS encoding NADH-quinone oxidoreductase subunit N encodes MSYALLVPEILLTILALVIILFGLLMSDKSKNMLGYLSAAGILVSIISILGIKGTGSFFYNSLVIDPLSQIFKLIFLVVSLLAVIASVSYFKDNRHQDEYYALLLLAIVGMMVVASANDLVTLFVGFELASMSTYVLAGFEKKNPASLEAALKYFIIGSLSSALLLFGMSLVYGITGSTNIPVIIEFFKTNPLLAAGSLGIIAIIFLIAGFGFKMALVPFHMWAPDTYEGSPTVVSSLLAAGSKKMGFVAAFRVLVLFAVAVLPLRLDIQMAFAVLAVITMTYGNIVAISQRSIKRMLAYSSIAQAGYIALAFVVITPMSIAGGVLLALGHALMKGGAFIAVAVVGYMVLSDNKDAKNTDDLENFAGLGKRAPITAFSLLVFMLALAGIPPSAGFIGKFVLFYSVIIEAVAQASSWLLLIVIIAILNSALSIYYYARVIRYMYVLPPTGEKIKEPAPYVIALVLAVIGTIGIGIYPEPFIEMAMNAAHVLGV; translated from the coding sequence ATGAGCTATGCTTTGCTTGTTCCCGAAATACTGCTCACAATACTGGCGCTGGTAATCATTCTGTTTGGTCTTTTGATGAGCGATAAGTCCAAGAACATGCTTGGATACCTGAGCGCTGCAGGTATTCTGGTTTCGATTATATCTATACTTGGAATAAAAGGAACCGGGAGCTTTTTCTATAATTCGCTGGTAATCGACCCACTATCCCAGATCTTTAAATTGATATTCCTGGTAGTTTCATTGCTTGCAGTGATTGCTTCTGTCAGTTATTTCAAGGACAACCGGCACCAGGATGAGTATTATGCCCTTCTTCTCCTTGCCATAGTGGGGATGATGGTTGTGGCTTCTGCCAATGACCTTGTTACGTTGTTCGTGGGATTTGAACTTGCAAGCATGTCGACTTATGTATTGGCAGGTTTTGAGAAAAAGAACCCGGCATCCCTTGAAGCTGCATTGAAATATTTCATAATAGGTTCGCTTTCCTCGGCGCTCCTTTTATTCGGCATGTCGCTTGTGTACGGCATAACAGGCTCTACAAACATTCCTGTAATCATCGAGTTCTTCAAGACAAATCCTCTTTTAGCTGCAGGTTCGCTCGGTATAATTGCAATAATCTTCTTGATTGCAGGATTTGGTTTCAAGATGGCCCTTGTTCCATTCCATATGTGGGCTCCGGATACATACGAAGGCTCACCCACGGTGGTTTCATCGCTGCTTGCGGCAGGCTCAAAGAAGATGGGATTTGTTGCAGCCTTCAGGGTACTTGTACTGTTCGCCGTGGCAGTGCTCCCGCTGCGGCTGGATATCCAGATGGCTTTCGCAGTTCTTGCGGTAATCACCATGACCTACGGCAATATCGTGGCAATCTCGCAGCGAAGCATCAAGCGCATGCTTGCATATTCATCGATAGCGCAGGCTGGCTACATAGCCCTTGCATTCGTGGTCATAACACCGATGTCCATAGCAGGAGGCGTGCTGCTTGCCCTCGGTCATGCCCTGATGAAAGGCGGCGCGTTTATTGCAGTCGCTGTGGTGGGATATATGGTGTTATCAGACAATAAGGATGCAAAGAACACGGATGACCTTGAGAATTTCGCAGGGCTTGGGAAACGCGCGCCGATAACGGCATTTTCCCTGCTTGTATTCATGCTGGCTCTGGCGGGTATTCCGCCATCGGCAGGCTTCATAGGAAAATTCGTATTGTTCTATTCGGTCATAATCGAGGCTGTTGCTCAGGCAAGCTCGTGGCTTCTTTTAATAGTGATAATAGCCATATTGAACAGCGCGCTCTCGATTTATTACTATGCCAGGGTGATAAGGTACATGTATGTGCTTCCTCCGACTGGAGAAAAGATAAAAGAGCCTGCGCCTTACGTAATTGCTCTCGTGCTTGCTGTGATAGGGACTATCGGGATAGGGATTTACCCCGAGCCGTTTATCGAGATGGCGATGAATGCGGCTCATGTTTTAGGAGTGTGA
- a CDS encoding NADH-quinone oxidoreductase subunit D: METDELIINMGPVHPSTHGVLRFRLRMDGEIIRDCRIVLGYLHRGTEKLGEMKTYLQFIPYTDRLDYISAMPNNYAFVKAVEELAGIEVPLRAEYIRVLVMELNRIVNHIVSIGSLLLDLGATTMIMWGFRERENALQLFEMLCGARMTFNYIKPGGVREDLPDGFIPKLNEFIKDMEKRINDYEQLINDNEIFLMRMKNIGVISAKDAINYGMTGPALRGSGVNYDIRKYEPYSIYPDLDFRACVRSECDSFARYMVRIDEMKECLHILRQVVDTMPEASIVSSSKYGIAPMTGTPSTVLTYFPRIFTPPPGEIYSRIEAPKGELGFYIVSDGTTKPYRVKIRSPSFCNLTAIPEMVKGLKIPDLIAAFGTIDVVLGDVDR; this comes from the coding sequence ATGGAAACGGATGAACTTATAATTAACATGGGTCCTGTGCATCCGAGCACGCACGGCGTGCTGCGCTTCAGATTGAGGATGGACGGTGAGATAATCAGGGATTGCAGGATTGTTCTGGGCTACCTCCATCGTGGAACAGAAAAACTCGGGGAGATGAAAACATATCTCCAGTTCATCCCGTATACAGACAGGCTGGATTATATCTCAGCCATGCCCAATAACTATGCCTTTGTAAAAGCCGTTGAGGAGCTTGCGGGCATAGAGGTTCCTTTGCGGGCAGAATACATCCGCGTTCTTGTCATGGAATTAAATCGCATAGTGAACCACATTGTATCCATCGGTTCCCTTTTGCTTGACCTCGGAGCAACCACCATGATAATGTGGGGCTTCCGCGAAAGAGAGAATGCACTCCAGCTATTCGAGATGCTGTGCGGCGCCAGGATGACCTTCAACTACATCAAGCCCGGCGGGGTGAGGGAAGACCTTCCCGATGGCTTCATCCCGAAACTCAATGAGTTCATAAAAGACATGGAAAAACGCATAAACGATTATGAACAGTTAATTAACGATAACGAAATATTCCTGATGAGGATGAAAAACATCGGGGTGATAAGCGCGAAGGATGCAATAAATTACGGCATGACAGGTCCCGCGCTTCGCGGCTCAGGGGTAAATTATGATATCAGGAAATACGAGCCTTACTCGATATATCCAGACCTTGACTTCAGGGCATGCGTACGCAGTGAGTGCGACAGCTTCGCTCGCTATATGGTCAGGATTGATGAGATGAAGGAGTGCCTCCATATCCTGCGGCAGGTCGTGGACACCATGCCTGAGGCTTCGATTGTCAGCAGTTCAAAATACGGAATAGCCCCGATGACAGGCACACCTTCCACGGTTTTGACATATTTCCCGCGAATTTTTACCCCGCCGCCTGGTGAGATTTACAGCAGGATCGAAGCGCCGAAGGGAGAGCTTGGGTTTTACATCGTTAGCGACGGCACAACCAAGCCCTACAGGGTCAAGATACGCTCACCATCGTTTTGCAATCTTACCGCCATTCCCGAGATGGTGAAAGGACTCAAAATCCCTGACCTGATAGCTGCCTTTGGAACCATTGACGTCGTGCTCGGCGATGTGGACAGGTGA